From a region of the Halanaerobium hydrogeniformans genome:
- a CDS encoding ABC transporter permease, with translation MKFLITIALKNMFRNKLRTFVSILAIAFAVIVIVFARGLIDGMIESSYSLYIHYDTGHIKIMDQEYEQKQRLLSLAYTVDGIADKTLSQMERELLELEGIEMVIPRVKFGAAVSTEEELVRMMAWGVDGQKELEFTNLERELVEGRMVSDGNREVIMGTELLRRIDKNVGERVTMVFNTAYSSFQGATFDIVGRIESNLPLLNKELVFMPIDTARHLLYLEDESTELLLVTDDRDKAINYLPAVQNYLSENEGDRYLAQEWREGSSFIQLLQVGERIYNFIYVFLLLLASIVVINTMVMIVNERTQEIGMMSALGLKKKDILKLFIFEGGAMAVIGSFFGSIAGGTLTYFLSDIGIDYGTAIEDMDVLMTTIIYPNFRIEHLIFGFSLGIIITTLTAIIPAYRAANMDPTEALRDI, from the coding sequence ATGAAATTCTTAATAACTATAGCATTAAAAAATATGTTTCGCAATAAGTTGAGGACTTTTGTCTCGATTTTAGCCATTGCCTTTGCGGTGATAGTAATTGTTTTTGCAAGAGGATTAATCGATGGGATGATAGAATCAAGTTATTCTCTTTATATTCACTATGATACAGGCCATATTAAAATTATGGACCAAGAATATGAGCAAAAACAAAGACTTTTATCCTTAGCCTATACAGTTGATGGTATTGCTGATAAAACTTTAAGTCAAATGGAAAGAGAGCTCCTTGAATTAGAAGGAATTGAAATGGTCATACCAAGGGTTAAATTTGGTGCAGCTGTGAGCACAGAAGAAGAACTTGTACGGATGATGGCCTGGGGAGTTGATGGCCAAAAAGAATTAGAATTTACTAATCTAGAACGGGAGCTAGTAGAGGGAAGAATGGTCAGTGATGGTAATCGAGAAGTTATAATGGGGACAGAATTATTAAGACGGATTGATAAGAATGTCGGTGAGAGGGTAACAATGGTTTTTAACACTGCTTACAGCTCTTTTCAGGGAGCAACCTTCGATATAGTTGGTCGAATCGAAAGTAATCTGCCTTTGTTAAATAAAGAATTAGTATTTATGCCAATTGATACTGCAAGACATTTACTTTATTTAGAAGATGAAAGTACAGAGCTTTTATTGGTCACAGATGATAGAGATAAAGCTATTAATTATCTGCCGGCAGTTCAAAATTACCTATCTGAAAATGAAGGAGACCGTTATCTGGCCCAAGAGTGGCGAGAAGGTAGTTCTTTTATTCAATTATTACAGGTGGGAGAAAGAATTTATAATTTCATATATGTTTTTCTGCTTTTACTTGCCTCTATTGTTGTAATTAATACCATGGTTATGATAGTTAATGAACGCACTCAAGAAATTGGAATGATGAGTGCTCTGGGACTTAAGAAAAAGGATATTTTAAAGTTGTTTATTTTTGAAGGTGGAGCTATGGCAGTTATAGGAAGCTTTTTTGGTTCGATTGCAGGAGGAACTTTAACTTATTTTTTGTCTGATATAGGAATTGATTATGGAACTGCAATTGAAGATATGGATGTTTTAATGACAACTATAATTTATCCTAACTTTAGAATAGAGCATTTAATTTTTGGTTTCAGTCTGGGAATTATTATTACAACCCTGACAGCGATTATACCTGCTTATAGGGCTGCAAATATGGACCCCACAGAGGCCTTAAGAGATATTTAA
- a CDS encoding outer membrane lipoprotein-sorting protein produces the protein MKIFLNSDKILKAAIVIMLSLVFFFPAAQISAENINGEETELANVNIDEDNAQNEVELSADEIINKRDDNEYIITAYLEAQMIIKSGGREQIKEMRVWQDQTNALAEFTNPRDRGTKFLKRGDDLWMFFPEAEDLVKISGHMLEQGMMGSDFSYQDMLESDKLTDLYDFELLAVEDYQGRPAYKLEGVKVPGKEVSYYRRVVWIDKERFVGLKEELYTESGRLLKELTLIEMAEIDDRWYPVHSIMENKLRQNTSTEFILKEIVFDAELPEGIFTLQRLR, from the coding sequence ATGAAAATATTTTTAAATAGTGATAAAATTTTAAAAGCAGCAATTGTGATAATGCTCAGTCTGGTTTTCTTCTTTCCAGCTGCTCAAATTTCAGCAGAAAATATCAATGGAGAAGAAACAGAGCTCGCAAATGTGAATATTGATGAAGATAATGCTCAAAATGAAGTAGAGTTAAGTGCTGACGAAATAATAAATAAAAGAGATGATAATGAGTATATAATTACAGCTTATTTGGAAGCCCAAATGATTATTAAAAGTGGTGGGAGAGAACAGATTAAAGAAATGAGGGTCTGGCAGGATCAGACAAATGCTCTGGCTGAGTTTACTAATCCCCGTGACCGTGGAACCAAATTTTTAAAACGAGGTGATGACCTCTGGATGTTCTTTCCTGAAGCAGAAGATCTGGTAAAAATATCAGGTCATATGTTAGAACAGGGGATGATGGGCAGCGACTTTTCCTATCAAGATATGCTTGAATCTGATAAACTAACCGATCTTTATGATTTTGAATTATTAGCTGTGGAGGATTATCAGGGTAGACCTGCATATAAACTTGAAGGGGTTAAAGTTCCTGGTAAAGAAGTAAGTTATTATAGAAGGGTTGTTTGGATTGATAAAGAAAGATTTGTCGGCTTAAAAGAAGAGCTTTATACTGAAAGCGGTAGATTGTTAAAAGAACTTACATTGATAGAAATGGCTGAAATTGATGATCGCTGGTATCCGGTTCATTCTATTATGGAAAATAAGCTGCGTCAAAATACCAGCACAGAATTTATTTTAAAGGAAATAGTATTTGATGCTGAGCTTCCTGAAGGAATATTTACCCTGCAGCGTTTGCGTTAA
- a CDS encoding LacI family DNA-binding transcriptional regulator, whose amino-acid sequence MVSINDVAAKANVSISTVSRVMNQNANVSKEKERAVLAAVEELDYIPNGLARGLVTKNTNSVGILIADIANMYYASLVKSIEKTLNQKGYYTIVGNTEWDKKREENYLRYLMQKQVDGFILASTALDEKYIDKLTKKGIPMVVLDREIESDLIDKIRINDYDGAYQATAHLVDYNYDYFLHIAGPKKVATALDRSKGFSDALKDNNISSQDYKILEGSFREESGVQKISDFLAGFELKDRRVGIFAANDSAAFGIMKELKDRQLNVPGQFGVIGFDDVNFSRYADPPLTTISRPIKEIGEITASILMDRIENLDNEKYSKKNITLDVNLIKRGSTSRLR is encoded by the coding sequence ATGGTTTCAATTAATGATGTAGCAGCAAAGGCAAATGTTTCAATTTCTACTGTTTCTAGGGTTATGAATCAAAATGCTAATGTTTCTAAAGAAAAGGAAAGAGCTGTATTAGCGGCAGTGGAAGAGCTTGACTATATTCCAAATGGTTTAGCTAGAGGACTAGTAACTAAAAATACAAATTCTGTGGGTATTTTGATTGCAGATATTGCTAATATGTATTATGCTAGTCTTGTAAAAAGTATTGAAAAAACTTTAAATCAAAAAGGATATTATACTATTGTTGGTAATACTGAATGGGATAAAAAGCGAGAAGAAAATTATCTGCGTTATCTAATGCAAAAACAAGTTGATGGTTTTATTTTAGCTTCTACTGCCTTAGATGAAAAATATATTGATAAACTCACCAAAAAGGGTATACCAATGGTGGTGCTGGATAGAGAAATAGAATCTGATTTAATTGACAAAATTAGAATAAATGATTATGATGGAGCTTATCAGGCCACTGCCCATTTAGTTGACTATAATTATGATTATTTTCTCCATATTGCAGGGCCTAAAAAAGTAGCTACTGCTTTAGACAGAAGCAAGGGTTTTTCTGATGCACTTAAAGATAATAATATTTCTTCTCAGGATTATAAAATTTTAGAGGGTTCTTTTAGAGAAGAAAGTGGAGTCCAAAAAATTTCTGATTTTCTAGCTGGTTTTGAGCTTAAAGACAGAAGAGTTGGTATTTTTGCTGCTAATGATTCAGCAGCTTTTGGAATAATGAAAGAATTAAAGGACAGACAACTTAATGTACCTGGACAATTTGGGGTTATTGGTTTTGATGATGTGAATTTTTCTCGTTATGCTGATCCACCACTAACAACAATCAGCCGCCCTATAAAAGAAATTGGTGAAATCACAGCTTCAATTTTAATGGATAGAATTGAAAACTTAGATAATGAAAAATATTCAAAGAAAAATATCACTCTAGATGTTAATTTGATAAAACGTGGTTCTACTTCTAGATTAAGATAA
- a CDS encoding AEC family transporter, translating to MTGIFSVLEQLFLMGVLISLGFYLNRFNKINQSAEKGIAELTIDIAFPALIFTNIIIDFDLNMLREYLIVPAAAIVITLITIAAVIFIGKKLSYSKKEREEFTFITAFSNNIFVGAPICLALFGSQGLILAILYDFGMQIILWTLGVSMLKEKKEKENSNFLGNMFSPPIIALLIGLVIVLLGIELPQVILNTTNSIGVITVPLAMIFIGLQLGKSDFKSVLGNKKIYLLSFLRLIFLPGVVYFSLGIFSLGPLLRGVITILSAMPVFASSSVILQKYGRPSNFASEAIFATILFMGLTLPIFVYLTV from the coding sequence ATGACGGGAATTTTTTCGGTCTTAGAACAATTATTTTTAATGGGGGTTTTAATTAGCCTTGGATTTTATTTGAACCGTTTTAATAAAATCAATCAGTCAGCAGAAAAAGGAATAGCAGAACTGACAATTGATATTGCCTTTCCAGCTTTAATTTTTACAAATATAATTATAGATTTTGATTTAAATATGCTAAGAGAATATTTGATTGTACCCGCTGCTGCGATAGTAATTACTTTGATAACAATAGCAGCTGTAATTTTTATCGGCAAAAAGCTTAGCTATTCAAAAAAAGAAAGAGAAGAGTTCACTTTTATAACAGCATTTAGCAATAATATTTTTGTAGGAGCCCCAATTTGTCTGGCTCTTTTTGGCAGCCAGGGTTTAATTTTAGCTATTCTTTATGATTTTGGAATGCAAATAATTTTATGGACTTTGGGAGTTTCAATGTTAAAAGAAAAAAAAGAAAAAGAAAACAGCAATTTCCTGGGAAATATGTTCTCACCACCTATTATCGCTCTTTTAATTGGACTGGTAATTGTACTTTTAGGTATTGAACTTCCTCAGGTCATTCTTAATACAACTAATAGTATTGGAGTTATTACAGTCCCCCTTGCTATGATCTTTATTGGTTTACAACTCGGGAAAAGCGACTTTAAATCAGTATTGGGAAATAAAAAAATCTATTTACTTTCTTTTTTAAGGCTAATCTTTTTACCAGGTGTTGTTTATTTTAGTCTGGGAATTTTTTCTTTAGGACCCCTTTTAAGAGGAGTAATAACTATTTTATCTGCAATGCCTGTTTTTGCTAGTTCTTCAGTGATTTTGCAAAAATATGGCAGACCAAGTAATTTTGCTTCAGAAGCTATCTTTGCAACAATTTTATTTATGGGCTTAACTCTGCCGATTTTTGTATATTTAACAGTTTAA
- a CDS encoding SDR family oxidoreductase, translating into MELPFELDLSKKVAVVTGGAGVLCSTFSEALAEAGASVAILDINLEGAEKVAAKITKAGGTALVIKTNILEKESLEEARKTVREKLGSCDILINGAGGNHPSGTTTKDYLEPADLEGVEEDITTFFDLDAGGIQFVFNLNFLGALLTSQVFSQDMAKKENSTIINVSSMNAFTPLTRIPAYSGAKAAVSNFTQWLAVHLSKVGVRVNALAPGFFETEQNQALLRDEDGDYSARAKKILGQTPMDRFGEAEELLGTLFWLVSPKASGFVTGTVIPIDGGFSAYSGV; encoded by the coding sequence ATGGAATTACCATTTGAGTTAGATTTGTCAAAAAAAGTTGCTGTTGTTACTGGTGGAGCAGGAGTTCTTTGCAGTACCTTTTCTGAGGCACTTGCTGAAGCAGGGGCATCTGTGGCTATTTTAGATATAAATTTAGAAGGTGCTGAAAAAGTTGCTGCAAAAATTACAAAAGCTGGTGGAACAGCACTAGTGATTAAAACAAATATCCTTGAAAAAGAAAGCTTGGAAGAAGCAAGGAAAACTGTTAGAGAAAAACTTGGCAGTTGTGATATTTTAATAAATGGTGCTGGTGGAAATCACCCCAGTGGAACTACTACTAAAGATTATTTAGAACCAGCTGATCTTGAAGGAGTAGAAGAAGATATTACTACTTTTTTTGATCTTGATGCAGGTGGAATTCAGTTTGTCTTTAACTTGAATTTCTTAGGAGCATTATTAACCTCACAGGTTTTTTCTCAAGATATGGCTAAAAAAGAAAATTCTACAATTATTAATGTATCTTCAATGAATGCGTTTACACCATTAACAAGAATTCCAGCTTATAGTGGAGCTAAAGCTGCAGTATCAAACTTTACTCAATGGTTAGCTGTCCATCTTTCAAAAGTAGGAGTAAGGGTTAACGCCCTGGCACCTGGTTTTTTCGAAACAGAACAAAACCAGGCTTTATTGAGAGATGAAGATGGAGATTATAGTGCTAGAGCGAAAAAAATTCTGGGACAAACTCCAATGGACCGCTTTGGTGAAGCAGAAGAACTATTAGGCACTTTATTCTGGCTGGTAAGCCCAAAGGCATCAGGATTTGTAACCGGAACAGTTATTCCTATTGATGGTGGATTTTCGGCATATTCTGGAGTTTAG
- a CDS encoding TetR/AcrR family transcriptional regulator — MPKQTFFDRPSKKRERILQAEMEEFAAYPYLKSSTNRIIENGDISKGSFYKKSY, encoded by the coding sequence GTGCCAAAACAAACTTTTTTTGATCGACCTTCAAAAAAGAGGGAGAGAATTCTGCAGGCTGAAATGGAGGAGTTTGCTGCTTATCCATATTTAAAAAGCAGCACAAATAGAATTATTGAAAATGGAGATATATCTAAGGGAAGTTTTTATAAAAAAAGCTACTGA
- a CDS encoding ABC transporter permease — translation MFLPKLVIRNLSRHKRRVLITALIIAFAILIYILIEGLMMGLTEISFSNIINLESGHLQITDQNYFADRDELPLKNLITPDGEIENKIKATAGLNAYTKRLDFSVNLNNGIDELPVKGVGIDPASDPEVFELEKHLIQGRMPNAGSREIIMGAKLAELMDFEIGDYGIMLIRTEEQTFNTIDGQIVGLFNTPHPSLNDSSVFIPLSTAQESLNVGDKISHYVLRMEDRQLGITAAEELNSELNYPLAAYSWRSTSENLIYMLELQQIETQVILAIILTIAAVGIVNTVILSALERMEELGMMKAMGMREKEIVYIFMGEAAGIGLIGGIMGLIMGAIGLYVFNQYGIDMSTLAGGGDITYGFPVTGTIYAGWSIGSFIFVFAYGLFVSILASILPALWAARKDPIKAIYHR, via the coding sequence ATGTTTCTCCCAAAGCTGGTCATTAGAAATTTAAGCAGACATAAACGGAGAGTTTTAATTACTGCTTTAATTATAGCCTTTGCTATTTTAATCTATATTTTGATAGAAGGTTTAATGATGGGATTAACCGAAATATCTTTTTCTAATATAATAAATTTAGAAAGTGGTCACCTTCAGATTACTGATCAAAATTATTTTGCAGATAGAGATGAACTGCCCCTAAAAAATTTGATTACTCCTGATGGTGAAATTGAAAATAAAATAAAAGCAACAGCAGGTTTAAATGCTTATACCAAAAGGCTTGATTTTTCAGTAAATCTTAATAATGGTATTGATGAATTACCTGTTAAAGGAGTAGGAATTGATCCGGCAAGTGATCCAGAGGTGTTTGAGCTGGAAAAACATCTTATCCAGGGTAGAATGCCAAACGCTGGGAGTCGTGAAATTATAATGGGGGCAAAACTAGCAGAGTTGATGGATTTTGAAATTGGTGATTATGGAATTATGTTAATTAGAACAGAAGAACAGACTTTTAACACCATTGATGGACAAATAGTTGGACTTTTTAATACTCCTCATCCAAGTTTAAATGATAGCTCTGTATTTATACCTCTTTCTACAGCTCAAGAATCTTTAAATGTTGGTGATAAAATCAGTCATTATGTTTTAAGGATGGAAGACCGTCAACTTGGGATCACTGCTGCTGAAGAGCTGAACTCAGAACTAAATTACCCTCTTGCAGCCTATTCATGGCGCAGTACTTCTGAAAATTTAATCTACATGTTGGAATTACAGCAGATTGAAACTCAGGTTATTTTAGCAATAATTTTAACAATTGCTGCAGTAGGAATAGTGAATACAGTAATTCTTTCAGCCCTTGAAAGGATGGAAGAATTGGGAATGATGAAGGCAATGGGCATGCGGGAAAAAGAAATAGTATATATTTTTATGGGAGAAGCTGCCGGAATTGGTTTAATAGGTGGAATAATGGGCCTGATTATGGGGGCTATTGGCCTTTATGTTTTCAATCAATATGGCATAGATATGAGTACTCTAGCTGGTGGTGGAGATATTACCTATGGTTTTCCAGTTACCGGAACAATATATGCGGGTTGGAGTATTGGCTCTTTTATTTTTGTTTTTGCTTATGGTTTATTCGTCTCAATTTTAGCAAGTATTTTACCTGCTTTATGGGCTGCTCGTAAAGATCCTATCAAGGCTATTTATCACCGCTAA
- a CDS encoding ABC transporter ATP-binding protein translates to MALVKLIELEKIYQQGKIAVPALRGIDMEIESGEFTTIFGPSGSGKTTLLNMIGCLDKSTSGEIIFAGNSINQLNRNELADIRRYNLGFIFQSYNLIPVLTAFENVEFAIRLIDKHTKKERREKVMHILDEVGLADMAYRKPNELSGGQKQRVAIARALIKEPKLVLADEPTANLDSETSEEVLEIMKKMNKELNTTFIFSTHDPQVMEYAKRLVEIKDGKITKDQRRD, encoded by the coding sequence ATGGCTCTGGTTAAATTAATTGAATTAGAAAAAATATATCAGCAGGGTAAAATTGCCGTCCCGGCTTTAAGGGGAATAGATATGGAAATAGAGTCTGGAGAGTTTACAACTATTTTTGGTCCTTCTGGTTCAGGAAAAACAACCCTGCTTAATATGATCGGCTGTCTGGATAAGTCTACTTCGGGAGAGATTATCTTTGCCGGTAATTCCATTAATCAGCTAAATAGAAACGAGTTAGCTGATATAAGACGCTATAATCTAGGGTTTATCTTTCAAAGCTATAACCTTATTCCGGTTTTAACTGCTTTTGAAAATGTAGAATTTGCGATACGATTGATCGATAAACATACGAAAAAAGAGCGCCGCGAAAAAGTAATGCATATTTTAGATGAGGTTGGCCTGGCAGATATGGCTTATAGAAAGCCAAATGAATTATCAGGTGGACAAAAACAGAGGGTAGCGATCGCCAGAGCTTTAATCAAAGAACCAAAATTGGTTCTAGCAGATGAGCCAACTGCCAACCTGGATTCTGAAACCAGTGAAGAGGTGCTTGAGATAATGAAAAAAATGAATAAAGAATTAAATACTACCTTTATTTTTTCTACTCATGATCCTCAGGTTATGGAATATGCCAAAAGATTGGTAGAAATAAAAGATGGTAAGATCACTAAAGATCAGAGGAGGGATTAA
- a CDS encoding Gfo/Idh/MocA family protein: protein MEEVRWGIIGCGDVTEQKSGPALKKIKDSSLVAVMRRTAHLAEDYAVRHNVASWYDKAEDLINDPKVNAVYIATPPSTHKKHTMMAAEAGLPIYVEKPMALNFEEAQEMIESAKVNGVQLHVAYYRRAMPRFLKIKELLDAGAIGELRTLNIRLSQPVAKEELKPDSVPWRVIPDIAGGGKFLDLASHTLDLFDYYFGPVEKTAGFAMNQAGYYQAEDNVSAIFRFANGVQAAGNWTFAGYHEIDENEIIGNQGRIVFSSFNEKAIILENQKGKTEINISYPEHVQKPLLEKVVASLLGEGESPSTGKTAARTTKVMDKIIADYYL from the coding sequence ATGGAAGAAGTACGCTGGGGGATTATTGGTTGTGGAGATGTGACTGAACAGAAAAGCGGGCCAGCTTTAAAGAAGATAAAAGATTCTTCTCTTGTTGCTGTTATGCGGAGAACTGCCCATTTAGCAGAAGATTATGCAGTAAGGCATAATGTTGCAAGCTGGTATGACAAAGCAGAAGATTTAATTAATGATCCTAAAGTAAATGCAGTTTACATAGCTACTCCACCTTCTACTCATAAAAAACACACTATGATGGCAGCAGAGGCAGGTTTGCCAATTTATGTTGAAAAACCGATGGCTTTGAATTTTGAGGAAGCACAAGAAATGATAGAATCTGCTAAAGTTAATGGTGTTCAGTTACATGTAGCATATTATCGAAGGGCAATGCCTCGTTTTTTAAAAATTAAAGAATTACTGGATGCTGGAGCAATTGGTGAACTGCGTACTTTAAATATTCGACTTTCTCAACCGGTTGCAAAAGAAGAATTAAAGCCTGATTCAGTACCATGGAGGGTTATACCTGATATAGCAGGGGGAGGCAAGTTTTTAGATTTAGCTTCCCATACCTTAGATCTTTTTGATTATTATTTTGGGCCCGTAGAAAAAACAGCTGGTTTTGCCATGAATCAAGCTGGTTATTATCAAGCAGAAGATAATGTTAGTGCTATTTTCAGATTTGCTAATGGAGTTCAAGCCGCAGGAAACTGGACTTTTGCTGGTTATCATGAGATTGATGAAAATGAAATTATAGGTAATCAGGGTAGAATTGTTTTTTCTTCATTTAATGAAAAAGCAATTATTTTAGAAAACCAAAAAGGAAAAACGGAAATTAACATATCTTATCCAGAACATGTACAAAAGCCCTTATTAGAAAAAGTAGTAGCAAGCCTTTTAGGAGAAGGTGAATCACCTTCTACAGGTAAAACAGCTGCTAGAACAACTAAGGTTATGGATAAGATTATAGCCGACTATTATTTATAG
- a CDS encoding YolD-like family protein: protein MNFKDRGNKKWTSLMLVEHRKRLKELKENEEKAEKPELDEQEKADINYKLLRALKEKIQLEIIYCEDKILKKTRGYLEAINSKEKYILLSKNKKSKKTEKILMKNLIELKIL, encoded by the coding sequence ATGAACTTTAAAGACAGAGGTAACAAAAAATGGACATCTTTAATGCTGGTTGAACACAGAAAAAGACTTAAAGAATTGAAAGAAAACGAGGAGAAAGCAGAAAAACCAGAATTAGATGAGCAAGAGAAAGCAGATATCAACTATAAGTTGCTTAGAGCCTTAAAAGAAAAAATTCAGCTTGAAATTATATATTGTGAGGATAAAATATTGAAAAAAACTAGAGGTTATTTAGAAGCCATTAATTCAAAAGAAAAATATATTTTGCTCAGTAAAAATAAAAAAAGTAAGAAAACAGAAAAAATACTTATGAAAAATCTCATTGAGTTGAAAATATTGTAA
- a CDS encoding universal stress protein, whose protein sequence is MNKILVAVDGSDSSKRAAEKAAELALSLDSEVTLIHVHTETAKPPTDQFNEVASYLSAETLAEIMDQKEERIRNEKEKIVEEAAVFFDKKGIEINKEVLYGDPADVVCDYAEENGFDLIVLADKGQGKVKRFLLGSISDKVVRHANISVLIVK, encoded by the coding sequence ATGAACAAAATTTTAGTAGCTGTTGATGGTTCTGATAGTTCCAAAAGGGCAGCAGAAAAGGCAGCAGAACTGGCTCTTTCTCTGGACTCTGAAGTAACCCTGATTCATGTTCATACTGAAACTGCTAAACCCCCGACTGATCAATTTAATGAGGTGGCCTCCTATCTTTCTGCTGAGACTTTAGCAGAAATCATGGACCAAAAAGAAGAAAGAATAAGAAACGAGAAAGAAAAGATTGTTGAAGAGGCTGCAGTTTTCTTTGATAAAAAAGGTATCGAAATAAACAAAGAAGTTCTTTATGGAGATCCAGCAGATGTTGTTTGTGATTATGCAGAAGAAAATGGGTTTGATCTGATAGTACTAGCTGATAAAGGGCAGGGCAAAGTTAAAAGATTTTTACTTGGGAGTATAAGTGATAAAGTTGTCAGGCATGCAAATATTTCTGTTTTAATTGTTAAATAA
- a CDS encoding replicative DNA helicase codes for MSADIRSIKAQEEDRYSKKEYQLLGILLQYPDKIDEVADVLETKHFLDPQAQIIFDLLLKQYQQDNKISRTKLLIDLQGQNAVAKPEEIIERLTSGFNTVDELSPTIDLIKKDYQRSLLNRASSKIKELTQADDLSIDDYQAKAQEIIFQATSESNDLQKHIYNMEEALMESFSNYMDRKHKKADVGLRSGFISLDNLIGGFKRGHLNVIAASTSMGKTAFAINIAKNVLKRNAKVAIISLEMDATEVMDRMIIQEAQVNGWKYTQGETNDQEDKRISKALDNLHELPLMISDERGLNTAQIRARLRKFKAQLDGIDLAVIDYLQMIQLPDEHAQNTARAVGQIVLQLRNLASELDIPVILISQISRSFTSRTDKRPVLSDLRDSGNIEEVADGVIFLYRHAHTSAKAREEAEAEGTENDTDVIIAKQRTGQTGSIKLYFEEEFIRFVDPENLSLEGTMPHG; via the coding sequence ATGTCAGCTGATATAAGAAGTATTAAAGCACAGGAAGAAGACCGCTACAGCAAAAAAGAATATCAATTACTAGGCATCCTGCTGCAATATCCAGATAAAATTGATGAAGTTGCCGATGTTCTAGAAACCAAACACTTTCTAGATCCCCAGGCCCAAATAATATTTGATCTGCTCTTAAAACAGTACCAGCAGGATAACAAGATTTCAAGAACTAAGCTATTAATTGATCTTCAGGGCCAGAATGCAGTTGCCAAGCCAGAAGAAATAATAGAAAGATTAACTTCCGGTTTTAATACTGTAGATGAACTCAGCCCAACCATAGATCTAATCAAAAAAGATTATCAGCGTTCTTTATTAAATAGGGCTTCATCCAAAATAAAGGAACTAACCCAGGCAGATGATCTTTCCATCGATGATTATCAGGCAAAAGCCCAGGAGATAATTTTCCAGGCAACAAGTGAAAGTAATGATTTACAAAAACATATTTACAATATGGAAGAAGCTTTAATGGAATCATTTTCAAATTATATGGACCGTAAACATAAAAAAGCAGATGTAGGTTTAAGAAGTGGGTTTATTTCACTTGATAATTTGATTGGAGGTTTTAAAAGAGGCCATTTAAATGTAATAGCTGCTTCTACTTCAATGGGTAAAACAGCTTTTGCAATTAATATCGCTAAAAATGTATTAAAAAGAAATGCCAAAGTAGCTATTATTTCACTTGAGATGGATGCTACAGAAGTAATGGACAGAATGATTATTCAGGAAGCTCAAGTTAATGGTTGGAAGTATACCCAGGGAGAAACTAATGACCAGGAAGACAAAAGGATTTCTAAAGCCCTCGATAATTTACACGAACTGCCTTTAATGATTTCTGATGAACGTGGGTTAAATACTGCACAGATCAGGGCCAGACTTCGCAAATTTAAGGCCCAGTTAGATGGAATCGACCTTGCAGTTATAGATTATTTGCAGATGATACAGCTGCCAGATGAACATGCTCAAAATACAGCTAGAGCAGTAGGGCAAATAGTATTACAGCTGAGAAACTTGGCTTCAGAACTTGATATCCCGGTAATTTTAATCTCACAGATCAGTCGTAGTTTCACCAGCCGGACAGATAAAAGACCAGTGCTTTCAGATCTTAGAGACTCTGGAAATATTGAGGAGGTTGCAGATGGGGTAATCTTTTTATACCGTCATGCTCACACATCTGCTAAAGCCCGCGAAGAAGCAGAGGCTGAAGGAACCGAAAATGATACAGATGTTATTATAGCCAAACAGCGTACAGGTCAAACTGGTTCTATAAAATTATATTTCGAAGAAGAATTTATTCGTTTTGTTGATCCAGAAAACTTATCACTAGAAGGAACGATGCCCCATGGCTAA
- a CDS encoding PspC domain-containing protein, which yields MKKLYRSKEDKKIGGVCGGIGEYFGLDSTLIRLIAVILIFVSGAGLIAYIVAWAIIPERPGHIDVNFEAESEPYNEGNNNNKDDKTYDI from the coding sequence ATGAAAAAATTATATCGTTCAAAAGAAGATAAAAAGATTGGAGGGGTTTGTGGAGGTATAGGAGAATATTTTGGGCTTGATTCTACCTTGATTAGATTGATTGCTGTAATTTTAATATTTGTATCTGGTGCTGGACTTATTGCTTATATAGTTGCCTGGGCCATTATTCCAGAAAGACCAGGTCATATAGACGTTAATTTTGAGGCAGAATCTGAACCATACAATGAAGGAAACAACAATAATAAAGATGATAAGACTTATGATATTTAA